CCAAGGTGCACCTTAATGGGGACTGAAACTGACTGGACATGGATGTGTGACTGTTGTTTTGTTACTAGCGTGTCACGATAATGTCACCTCAATGTTGTctaagttattaaaaaaaaaaaaaaaaacagcactgcaAGCATCTCCTCAAAACATACTGCAGTTATGTTTTGTTCCCTTTATTAGTCCTTTATATGGTGAAATGTCACTTTCCCTGCAGTTAGAAATCAAGGGAGACAGGACTATCTAGTTGctttaatcattttatttacttacaaaagcaggatttaattttattaattatttttgtttaaggtGGTGTCTTGGGGTCGGGGTCAATAGCAAACGCCTTCTAAAACGCACCCACCAGCTGCGTAGCATGCACTGCCCGAAATAAAGTTGGACGCCATAAATACCTGCGTCATTTCCGTTTgtcaccaagaaaaaaaagggaaaaaaaaagaggttttaTTATGTCGTCCAACTATGAAATAAACGTCAAACAAAACTAGCCGCTAAATCCATACTTTATCATGTACGAACTTTATAATAAATTCTATCTGGACGTGTTGCGCAACTCCCgccaagttaaaaaataaataaataaataaacgtccAGGAAGAACGGAGACTCATGACCGGAAATCGTTCTAAGAGGTgtcccttcaaaataaaacaaaagattaCAGTTCATAAGAGTTCACAACAAACCTACTACAACCCCATTACAAAAAGGGATCCAGATAATAGTGTAGCTTAATCGTTAATTGGCTGTTGGATGTTGTTTAATAATAAACGGGGATTTATAAAGTTTAAGGAGTtgtcaaatttattttgaagtctCTTTAATGTTTAAAATCCGGCTGGGTGTTGGCTCACTGATTGGCTGACTGAgtttcatgtggcaaaacgGTCGAACGAGTGGATTTTAAATTCAAAACAGTCAActttttactttattcttttaCGGCAACTTCGTGGCATCTACGAAGCTTATTCCAGGTAAGCGACTGTGACATCTGAACATTAAATTCTCGATTTAATGTTATCTTATACAGTTGTTTTTACCGCCCAGTCGACGCGTGTTGAAGCACCTAActgtttatttgtgtttatcGTTATTAATGGTACGTTATAGTCAATTTAACCACGAAACTAAATGCGTTCATTTCGTGTTAAATGAGTTTGCCACGGCGAAGCGGGTGGGAGTCTGTCGTCTATTCGGTGATGTCATCGTGTTGGAATGACGGCGACCCAACGTGCATTAAAACACGCCAGTTAATCAAACGCAACGGTAGAAAATCATTGATTGATGATCATCGTTGATGTAGATTATTTCATCCTTTAGAATGCCTAAATTGCCGCTTTTTGGCTTTAAGAACGGCCAATGTACGCTTGTCTTGTTAAAACAACATTACCCATGATGCACCTTGCCAACACCAgacagacgtttttttttttggttttttttgcggCGAAGCTCAAAACGCAGGCGGGAGAAGATGGAAGCAAGAAAATGGTGGCAACATTTAAACTTTAAACGCGGACGAGTTGTTGCTGTAATCTTTTATTTCTAACGATTTAACGTAGCTGCTTGTTACGTCGGGTGTTTTCATGAACATGTTTCGACGTTAGCTCAAAAGTCGGAGCCTCCCGAAGAGAAGCAACAGGTCGGCTTTTGAACCTTTGAAGTCTTTGCTTTTTTCCTAACGTCTCGCTTTTTAAAACGTCTGCTCACCGGATAGATAGTACGTAAGCACgtggagtttattttttttctcccttgttCTTTCTATTTATATTCACATGCCTATGACGTCATTTAGGACCCGAACACGGAACGTTTGTTAAGTCTCCTGTTTTAACGATTTTTTCCCCGTCTTAATTTTGGACGTAACAAACGATTCTAGTAAACGCTGTAATCGATAAGGATGCTCAAAAAGTAACATTTGGGATATTTTTGGCGGGGCAGATGCCAAAGCTAGCCACGTTAGCATCGTGTAATAACTTgtctttaaattcgttttttttttttttgaagcataAATAACAGCACATGTGGCATAGCGACGCGTACAAGagtgttttgacattttattggaACCaccattatgtaaaaaaaaaaagaaaaagtgcgtTACATCTTGAAACTGACTTTAGCTTTCTTCGACTTTACGAAAGTCGAGAAAGTCAAACGTTGCCTTCCGAACGACTCCAGACTTGGAATTGATGACTGAAGACGTTTCTTATATTAGTTGATTGTAAGAAGTTCACTTAGAGAAAAAGCTCATGTCAATAGCATTATTCGAAATTattgaatttgttttgttttccctgtATGCAATTTCTTTCATTTCTTCTGATACCAAACAGGCTTAGAAACAAattaatttcacatttatttttccagGAAcagggcagagagagagagagagaaaaaaacaacaacttgattTGAGCCCTTTTCTTTTCCGCCCCAGGAGTGTGAAGATGATCATGAAGCCACCCAAGCGCAAGCTCCAGCCGGACTCGTCTTCTGATTGTCCGGGCGGCGCTCTGGCGTGGGAGCGTCAGCGCCAGTTTGTGTTCAGCGTCTCCCTTCACAAGTACCAGCGGGACCAGGAGCTGGCCGAGCCCAGTCTGCGGCGGTCCGTCCTCATCAGCAACACCCTGCGGCAGGTGGAAGCGTGCCGGGCGCCGTCCCTCGACCGCCCGCCGCACGAGCAGCCGATGGCCAACGACCCGCCGTCCCCCGCCAAATGCCGCCGTCTGGCGCCCGAGGACTGGAGCTCGCTGTCCGCCGACCCGGATTTCAGCGTTTCGCCCGCCGTCTCGTCCATCCTCACCGGACTGGACTCGGGCCCGGACGCGAGCGCGCCGCCGCCGTTTCCGTCCCCGCCGTTTCCGTCCCCGCGGGCGGCCCTGAGGTCGCTGGAGAACCTGCCGGCCTGTCCGGACGCCGGCGGCTTCTGGCTGAGGCACCAGATCCGAGGGGCTCGTAGCCAGGACCCGATGGAGCGGGAGGCGGCGCGCGCCGGCTACCTGAAGGACGTCGCGGCCGAGGACGCGTTCCGGGACATCGACACGGCGCAGCTGGAGAGGGACATGGGCGTTCTGGGCCTGAGGAGCGACGGGCGCCCGCCTGACGAGGACCCGGCGTGCCACGGCGCCAAGGGCCTGCCGTCCATCTCGTCTTTCGGCTCGCCGACGGCCTCCTTCAAGGACGGACTGGAGCTGGAGCACCTGATGTCCATGCTGGTGGAGTCCTGAGACGGGAAACGCAGGACGTCGGATTTGACCTATCGCTGctgagcagtaaaaaaaaagccatttgagCATTCTCCATGATCCAGGTTTTGATCCTCACTCGTTCAGCCCCTGGTACAGTAACTATTAGTAATGTTTCCTTTTCCCTATACCTTTTTAACCATGCTAGTAGGACAAGTACAAAACTGTCACTACTTTGCAAGTGTGCTAATGGAGGGAGCCACACCCACACAAAAAAGGATTGCAATTGCCTGtaggtgccacaagatggcagcaaagcgcTTTGACCAAATGAAGCACCCTTCATACTTTTTCGACATGGCTTTGGCCAATACACAAAAACAGTGACAGAAGGTTaattcccccaaaaatgtcatttaaggTTAACACGTAGTACTCGAGCAGTATGAGGGAGATGTCAAGTACGTATAATGTGATTGTCCGGctagtatgcaaaaaaaatagtggaatTGTTCCTAGTAAGTCTCGAGTACATGATGGAATAAATGCTCAGACGACTTCCCATAAAGCAGCGAGCCCGTGGACGATGAAGCAACTTTAATATGAATCTGTTACCGTATGAATATGAGCTGACAGCCATCAAGTGTCTTGACACGAAAGTTTATGTTGTGTGAAATCTTCTGTGAAGAAAAGTTTCACCTATTTATCATGAAGGTGTTGCCTTGTACTTTTGGCTTTTGGGCCATGTTTGGCATTCACAAGAGTTCCAGTGAAGATGCTCCGAGTTCAGTTTCCTGGTTGGAATTAATGCACTTTTCagaatttgttgtgattgtgcgTTTTTGTTATGGATTGACACCAAGTGTTTCCGTCCACGTTCCAATATGCCTcaaacaggtctcgctgtcacaACTCACTACTTTGgcagttgtcatttttttcatgcttgttttaaaatgaAGGGCACAATGTCTGCTTTGTTTTAAGAgatttgtaattgttttttcacctttttttttttttttaattaaaatatgatATTGAAAATGTAATCTTGGGCCTTTTCCCCCCCACCACAATCACAATACTTAATTTAACATCTTTATTACCAAACAAACAATCTTCATTAAATTCAAACAAGTATTTTAGTTAAAATATGAACATTAAAGTGCATCCCAAGTGTTCACTTGTGAAAAACGTGGCCCCAAACCACCATTTTGACATCAATAATTCAAACTGCTGGAGAAGGAGCAACGAAAACAAGGCAACATGAAAAACATACTTTGGTGTTGAGGGAGCCGTCGTGAGGATGTGACGCTTCCTGTCAAAGTTCTTTGGGGAAAACTGGAAACCTCTAAtcttcccagaaaaaaaaaaaaaaaaaaaaaaatcaagacttCCTGTTGAGTCCCATTTCAGTTGCTATGGCGAGCGCACGTTGACGTGTCACCGCTCGCTGATGGAGTTGTACGAGGGCCGCTTGTGTGTGGCGGCGGACTGGCCGTTCTCCACGATGGGCTCGCGGTCGTCGTCGTGGTCGGATTCCTCGCAGCGCGGCAGCTGCAGGTAAGCGGTCAGACCGTGGAGGTCGGCCATCTTGTGGAAGGTGCGCAGCAGAAGGTACATCATCATCAAGCCCACAAACAGGTAGACTGCAAAGAAGACAATAAGCgtgagtttttgtttatttttattaataagtTGGAATTCGtttttagagcaggtttgttCATTCTTTGAAaaagcttcattttagtttagtgttagtttttgttttgtatctgAGTGCAACTGAAAAGTGTCAAAAATAATGTACATTTCCTCAATGACTCTTAATCTTTCCTTCTTTATGGCTTAACAGTAATACATAAAAACACACTGAAAATACTCCCCAAAAGCTCATGTATCAAGTAACCTTAGTTGGCAAAGACTTCTGTTTTCAGTACATTAAAAAGTCAACTTTCCAAAATATGTCCTTTTTCAATCTGAAAGATTGAAGTGAAATTTATGCCAAAGGTGACAATAACAAGGTCTGTTATTCCTCATCTGAAGGCCACGCGGTCACATGCATGCAAAAACTCCGCCCACATCACAGCAGCCAATCATACCGAGGGATTATGACAGAGTCAACAGCAGCTGGAGGATTAGTTCCATTTTTTTGTCCCGTTTGAAGGAATTTACAGTAACATGCtaattaaaacacacaaattaGCATCAAGAACGTGTGATGAAATCAACCAACGGTCCAAAAAGACATCAAATTTGCTTCTACTGTCCCTTTGTGCCCCAAACTGTCCTAAAAGATCCAAGATGTCCGTCATCATTCTTCAGCTGCCTCGATGAGTTGCGCCGAGTCACAACGGCAactcaaagtttattttgagaCAAAAAGGCCATTCAGCAAACCCTCTGATTGCATTACAGCAGATGGACGAagggaagagaagagaagagaagagaaagaCGCCACCCAAGACGTTCGTTCATGTGACACGACGGCACGTGCTTCAAACAAGAGTCGCTTTAAAGTAAGAAAATGGCAGTCCAACAGCGCCAACTAGTGGCCTGGCATGCAGACAATTTTTAGGACatatagaaatgttttttttagtattctgACAAATCGTGACGAAAGTGTGTTCGAGGAGTAACAACAAACAGTTTCCTGAAAAATACGAAATTGGTTTTAACaagatttgttttcttttcttttttgagtCAGTCCTTCAAATCACGTTCTCAGGAgtataaaaaggaaaaacaaactaTCATGAAATATACCAACTCAAATGTAAAAAGACCAAAGCATTATAACCATGGATGTCTGTTCTATTGTGTGATTGGTCAGTCTGCCTTCTGAGGGTGTGGCTAAGCGTAAGGTGAATGTTAATTAGCGCCACGAGGATCTgaatttctttaaaataaacaaaaatactaataaGTAATAAACATGTAAACATGTGACCTGGACAGTTCTGTCAGACAACAGCAAAATGGTGTCATGACCTCATCCAACACTGAAATGAGAAAATGTCTGCCGGCGACATTTTGTTGCCAGACTACTCAGTTGGCATGCGGCAGCTCCGTGTGACGCCACGACAGACGATATTTCTCTGTGGCTGCTGGaatcattttggggtttgaCAAGTCTCATTTATGCCATTTTAGACATATTTCATTCACctttgtgttttgctttttttaaacctcATATGACTTACTTTGCCCGTCCGTTTATCTCTTGAAATAAATGATttcttaaataacaaaatattccatgaaaaatgtaataactAAGTATTAAATTGACAATTTGTCATTGAATGAAATTGTTCAATTCTAATGACGTAACAAATAGAAATAAGGATCTGACAAAAACATCAAGGGCTTGTTAGCCTGGCGAGgcgacgcgacgcgacgcgacgcgacgcgacgcgGACTCACCCATGACGGCGACCTGGTAGA
This genomic stretch from Festucalex cinctus isolate MCC-2025b chromosome 13, RoL_Fcin_1.0, whole genome shotgun sequence harbors:
- the sertad3 gene encoding SERTA domain-containing protein 3 isoform X2, which encodes MIMKPPKRKLQPDSSSDCPGGALAWERQRQFVFSVSLHKYQRDQELAEPSLRRSVLISNTLRQVEACRAPSLDRPPHEQPMANDPPSPAKCRRLAPEDWSSLSADPDFSVSPAVSSILTGLDSGPDASAPPPFPSPPFPSPRAALRSLENLPACPDAGGFWLRHQIRGARSQDPMEREAARAGYLKDVAAEDAFRDIDTAQLERDMGVLGLRSDGRPPDEDPACHGAKGLPSISSFGSPTASFKDGLELEHLMSMLVES
- the sertad3 gene encoding SERTA domain-containing protein 3 isoform X1 produces the protein MEARKWSVKMIMKPPKRKLQPDSSSDCPGGALAWERQRQFVFSVSLHKYQRDQELAEPSLRRSVLISNTLRQVEACRAPSLDRPPHEQPMANDPPSPAKCRRLAPEDWSSLSADPDFSVSPAVSSILTGLDSGPDASAPPPFPSPPFPSPRAALRSLENLPACPDAGGFWLRHQIRGARSQDPMEREAARAGYLKDVAAEDAFRDIDTAQLERDMGVLGLRSDGRPPDEDPACHGAKGLPSISSFGSPTASFKDGLELEHLMSMLVES